In Labilibaculum sp. DW002, one DNA window encodes the following:
- a CDS encoding aldo/keto reductase translates to MNTKPTYIKGDYKNSSFFSGQSRLVCGCSGLGGVWSPVEESVAVDAMMYALERGVRVFDTAPSYNMSQTYLGKALRQWEGDKPFISTKVGRLRAEKADDCIVDYSPETMKRSVHESLEVLGIDRIDLLFLHEPHLVPVEKMDEIMDCLQSFKKEGIVGMLGIGGNPIDRFYPHMIKDNFDVLSGFLKMDACNLAGFEKDIPQIREENIAYYAASALHMGLLGRRLDMYNEDRPNNEWITNLDVDTAMKTNEIAKKHNIPLSRLALRYLFSMEEADRVVVGPHTKAQLADLLDAWDEGVLSEEIFNEITDNVVASRNVLVK, encoded by the coding sequence ATGAATACAAAACCGACATATATAAAAGGAGATTATAAGAACAGTAGTTTTTTCTCAGGTCAGAGCCGCTTGGTATGTGGATGTTCTGGTTTGGGTGGTGTGTGGAGTCCTGTTGAAGAAAGTGTTGCTGTTGACGCTATGATGTACGCTTTGGAAAGAGGTGTTCGTGTTTTTGACACAGCTCCATCTTATAACATGTCTCAAACTTATCTAGGAAAAGCTTTGCGTCAATGGGAAGGTGATAAGCCATTTATCAGTACTAAAGTTGGTCGTTTAAGAGCTGAAAAAGCTGATGATTGCATCGTAGACTATTCTCCAGAGACAATGAAAAGAAGTGTTCATGAGAGTCTTGAGGTTTTAGGTATTGATAGAATTGATCTGTTATTTTTACATGAGCCACATTTGGTTCCAGTTGAAAAAATGGATGAGATTATGGATTGTTTACAGTCTTTCAAGAAAGAAGGAATTGTTGGTATGTTAGGAATTGGAGGAAACCCAATTGATCGTTTTTACCCACACATGATCAAAGATAATTTTGATGTATTGTCTGGATTTTTGAAAATGGATGCTTGTAACCTAGCTGGTTTCGAAAAAGATATTCCTCAAATCCGTGAAGAAAATATTGCATACTATGCAGCTTCTGCTTTGCACATGGGCTTATTAGGAAGACGTTTGGATATGTATAACGAAGACAGACCAAACAATGAGTGGATCACGAATTTGGATGTTGATACTGCAATGAAAACAAACGAGATTGCGAAGAAACACAACATACCATTGTCAAGATTGGCATTGCGTTACTTATTCTCTATGGAAGAGGCTGATCGTGTAGTTGTTGGTCCTCATACAAAGGCTCAATTGGCTGATTTACTTGATGCTTGGGACGAAGGAGTATTGAGCGAAGAAATCTTTAACGAGATTACTGATAATGTAGTTGCTTCGCGTAACGTACTTGTTAAATAA
- a CDS encoding DUF554 domain-containing protein, with protein sequence MIGTLVNVIAIIIGGSIGLLFRTKIPERMFKIVFQAIGVFTLYLGVSMALKANELLLMVFSLVVGSLIGEGLRLEERVENLSELLKRKIGSKEDKFSTGFVTAFMLFCLGTLTILGSIEEGMGKEPTLLMTKSVMDGFSAIALAAVMGVGVIFSVIPLLIYQGGLTLLAALFGEVIPEVIINEIAGVGGILIIGLGISILEIKKIKVLNMLPALLIEVLLCYIFL encoded by the coding sequence ATGATAGGAACACTCGTAAATGTTATAGCAATAATCATAGGTGGTAGTATAGGCCTTTTGTTTCGTACAAAGATTCCAGAACGAATGTTTAAGATTGTTTTTCAGGCAATTGGAGTTTTTACTTTGTATCTTGGTGTGAGCATGGCTTTAAAGGCTAACGAACTTTTATTAATGGTATTCAGCCTTGTCGTTGGATCCTTAATTGGAGAAGGATTACGTTTAGAAGAACGAGTTGAAAACTTGAGCGAACTATTAAAAAGGAAGATTGGTAGTAAGGAAGATAAATTTTCGACTGGTTTCGTAACGGCTTTTATGCTTTTCTGTTTGGGAACTTTAACCATTTTAGGAAGTATTGAAGAAGGAATGGGAAAGGAGCCAACTTTATTAATGACTAAATCTGTAATGGATGGATTTTCAGCCATTGCATTAGCAGCAGTGATGGGCGTTGGTGTAATTTTTTCAGTTATTCCATTGCTGATTTATCAAGGAGGTTTAACTTTGTTAGCTGCCTTGTTTGGTGAAGTGATTCCAGAAGTAATTATTAATGAGATAGCTGGAGTTGGAGGAATATTAATTATAGGTTTGGGAATAAGTATTCTTGAAATAAAAAAGATAAAAGTCTTAAATATGCTTCCAGCACTTTTGATTGAAGTACTATTGTGCTATATCTTTTTGTAA
- the fucP gene encoding L-fucose:H+ symporter permease, with product MSTKDKVVSRAVLIPFVLITFCFALWGFANDITNPMVEAFSRIFNMGASGGTWVQVVFYGGYGAMAFPAALFIRKYTYKAGILVGLGLYATGGLLFLPASALGMYYPFLIAYFVMTCGLSFLETSANPYILSMGADSTATRRLNLAQAFNPMGSLTGMFIATTVIQARLDPRGAEARTALSPAEFEAVKMSDLSILSTPYIAIGLVIIAMFIIIALVKMPKNEDADHSLNLFGTLAKLFKIRKYREGVIAQMFYVGAQIMCWTFIVQYGQRIFVKGGLTPHDLESGWLSIVNSLGFLSDSVRDIIVSGKGANGLTEGAAAHIAQLYNILAMFFFLVARFVCTFMLKYIKPGRLLQYLAIGGVVLATGTIMLQGISGLYCLIGVSACMSLMFPTIYGIALEGMGDDAKFGAAGLIMSIVGGTFLPKIQAAIIDMETVFDMPAVNFSFILPLICFVLIAFYGYRTVKIHMA from the coding sequence GTGAGCACAAAAGATAAAGTAGTTTCGAGGGCAGTATTAATCCCGTTTGTTTTAATAACATTCTGTTTTGCACTTTGGGGATTTGCCAATGATATTACCAACCCAATGGTAGAAGCTTTTTCCCGAATTTTTAACATGGGAGCAAGTGGAGGTACTTGGGTACAAGTAGTTTTTTACGGTGGATATGGAGCAATGGCTTTTCCAGCAGCTTTATTCATCAGAAAGTACACTTATAAGGCAGGTATTCTTGTCGGATTAGGATTATATGCAACAGGTGGATTGTTATTTCTTCCAGCAAGTGCTTTAGGAATGTATTATCCATTTTTGATTGCTTATTTCGTAATGACTTGTGGTTTGTCATTCTTGGAAACCAGTGCAAATCCATACATTCTATCTATGGGAGCTGACTCTACAGCTACTCGTCGTTTAAATTTAGCACAGGCTTTTAATCCAATGGGTTCTTTAACAGGAATGTTTATTGCGACTACAGTGATTCAGGCTCGTCTTGATCCTCGTGGTGCTGAAGCAAGAACTGCCTTATCTCCAGCAGAATTTGAAGCGGTAAAAATGAGTGATCTTAGTATTTTAAGTACTCCTTATATTGCTATTGGATTGGTAATTATTGCCATGTTCATCATTATTGCATTGGTAAAAATGCCAAAGAATGAAGATGCAGATCATAGCTTGAATCTTTTTGGAACGTTAGCGAAACTATTCAAAATCCGTAAGTATCGCGAGGGTGTTATTGCTCAGATGTTTTATGTTGGAGCACAGATTATGTGTTGGACATTCATCGTTCAGTACGGTCAGCGTATTTTCGTTAAAGGTGGTTTAACGCCTCACGATCTTGAATCGGGTTGGTTAAGTATTGTTAACTCATTAGGATTTCTTTCCGATAGTGTAAGAGATATTATTGTTTCAGGAAAAGGAGCTAATGGACTAACCGAAGGAGCTGCTGCGCACATTGCTCAGTTGTATAACATTCTAGCGATGTTCTTTTTCTTAGTTGCTCGTTTCGTATGTACTTTCATGTTAAAATATATCAAACCAGGAAGATTGCTACAGTATTTAGCAATTGGTGGAGTTGTTTTAGCAACAGGAACAATTATGTTGCAAGGAATCTCTGGATTGTATTGTCTAATTGGTGTTTCAGCTTGTATGTCACTAATGTTCCCTACCATTTATGGTATTGCTTTAGAAGGAATGGGCGATGATGCCAAATTTGGAGCTGCAGGATTAATCATGTCAATTGTTGGTGGTACTTTCTTACCAAAAATTCAGGCTGCTATTATCGATATGGAAACTGTTTTCGATATGCCAGCAGTTAACTTCTCATTTATTTTACCACTAATCTGTTTTGTTTTAATCGCTTTTTACGGATACAGAACAGTGAAAATTCACATGGCTTAA
- a CDS encoding nucleotidyltransferase family protein, producing MLNAMIFAAGLGTRLKPFTDNKPKALVELAGKPLLERAILKLIELKVDRIVINVHHYADLIEEFLRVNRNFGIDIRISDERDELLDTGGGLKKAADLFIPNAPVLIYNVDVLSSLDLNELIDQHTKSDALVSMVMRERTSSRYLYFNTKNQLTGWKNCKTGEIKEARDDMNKSQPMAFSGIHLIDPNLFSLITENGKFSIIDLYLRLAKEEKILAYKDCSEIWTDLGKPEDLAWAQEHLK from the coding sequence ATGTTAAACGCCATGATATTTGCTGCAGGTTTAGGGACTCGCCTTAAACCTTTCACCGATAACAAGCCTAAGGCTTTGGTTGAATTAGCAGGAAAACCTCTTTTGGAAAGAGCCATTTTAAAATTGATTGAATTAAAGGTCGATCGAATTGTAATCAACGTTCATCATTATGCCGACCTTATCGAGGAATTTCTTCGTGTAAATAGGAACTTTGGCATTGATATTCGCATATCCGATGAAAGAGATGAGTTATTGGATACAGGTGGGGGATTAAAAAAAGCAGCTGATTTATTTATTCCGAATGCTCCCGTATTAATCTATAATGTTGATGTTTTATCTTCCTTAGATTTGAATGAACTGATTGATCAACATACAAAAAGCGATGCTTTAGTGAGTATGGTAATGCGCGAGAGAACGAGCAGTCGATATTTGTATTTTAATACTAAAAATCAGCTTACAGGCTGGAAGAATTGCAAGACTGGAGAAATAAAAGAAGCAAGAGATGACATGAATAAATCCCAGCCAATGGCATTTAGTGGAATCCATCTAATTGACCCAAATCTTTTCTCATTAATAACAGAGAATGGGAAGTTCTCGATTATTGATTTGTATTTGCGATTGGCAAAAGAAGAGAAAATTCTGGCCTATAAGGATTGTTCAGAAATATGGACAGATCTCGGAAAACCTGAGGATTTAGCTTGGGCACAAGAGCATCTTAAATAA
- a CDS encoding amidohydrolase family protein encodes MKVQKIDSHQHFWNYCPEKHSWISDEMAVLQNDFAPKDLQINLKAIDFDGCVAVQADQTEAETDFLIGLAEKNQFIKGVVGWIDLRADNLRERLEYYSKFPVLKGFRHVVQDEQDDNFILGEKFCNGIALLEEFGFTYDILIFAKHLKPSAEFAAKFPNQKFVLDHIAKPEIKDQKMDDWADGIRKIAALPNVSCKLSGIVTEADWTNWTEEDINPYLDVVLEAFGPDRLMIGSDWPVCTLAGSYQKVMNLIIRKIKKYTTAEQEAILGGNAIEFYQLKN; translated from the coding sequence ATGAAAGTACAAAAAATTGACTCCCATCAGCATTTCTGGAATTACTGTCCTGAAAAACATAGCTGGATATCGGATGAAATGGCTGTTCTTCAAAATGATTTTGCACCTAAGGATTTGCAAATCAATTTGAAGGCTATTGATTTTGATGGATGCGTTGCTGTACAAGCAGATCAAACCGAAGCAGAAACCGATTTTTTAATTGGTTTAGCAGAGAAGAACCAATTCATAAAAGGAGTTGTAGGTTGGATTGATTTGAGAGCAGATAATTTACGCGAAAGATTAGAATATTATAGCAAGTTTCCTGTCTTAAAAGGATTTCGTCACGTTGTTCAGGATGAGCAGGATGATAATTTCATATTAGGGGAGAAATTTTGCAATGGCATCGCCTTATTAGAAGAGTTCGGCTTTACTTACGACATTCTAATTTTTGCAAAACACTTGAAGCCAAGTGCTGAGTTTGCAGCTAAATTTCCAAATCAGAAGTTTGTATTGGATCACATTGCGAAGCCTGAAATTAAAGATCAAAAGATGGATGATTGGGCTGATGGGATTCGCAAAATTGCTGCTTTGCCAAATGTTTCTTGTAAGTTATCCGGAATCGTTACCGAAGCAGATTGGACGAATTGGACAGAAGAAGACATAAATCCCTATTTGGATGTTGTGTTGGAAGCTTTTGGTCCTGATCGATTAATGATCGGATCGGATTGGCCAGTTTGTACTTTGGCTGGTTCTTACCAGAAGGTAATGAACTTGATTATCAGAAAAATTAAGAAATATACTACCGCAGAACAGGAAGCTATTCTTGGAGGTAATGCAATTGAATTTTATCAACTAAAAAATTAA
- a CDS encoding phosphatase PAP2 family protein, with amino-acid sequence MLEWLINLDKELLLLLNGQQHYFWDYLMRLISEKEMWYVFYIVLIGCILNTYGWRKGGLILISLVLVIVVSDQIASGIFKPLFKRFRPSRDPDFSHMVNLVQGYTGGKYGFVSSHAANSFGLAVLASLIIKNRITSVFLIFWAIIVSYSRIYLGVHYPADILVGSLIGIGMAYLGYFLLQKYFKSSLIKKPVERTHPMGRIYQISLIGTLQFVMMAFSVYFCFNR; translated from the coding sequence ATGTTAGAATGGTTAATTAACCTTGATAAAGAATTGTTATTGTTACTAAATGGGCAACAACATTATTTTTGGGATTATTTAATGAGGCTAATTTCTGAAAAGGAAATGTGGTATGTGTTTTACATTGTGCTTATTGGTTGTATTTTAAACACTTATGGCTGGAGAAAAGGTGGTTTGATTCTTATCAGTTTAGTTTTGGTAATCGTAGTAAGCGATCAAATAGCTTCTGGAATTTTTAAACCACTGTTTAAAAGGTTTAGACCATCAAGAGATCCAGATTTTAGTCATATGGTTAATTTGGTACAAGGATATACAGGAGGTAAATATGGTTTTGTTTCCTCGCATGCAGCAAATTCATTTGGATTAGCTGTGCTTGCCAGCTTGATTATAAAGAATAGAATTACCAGTGTTTTTCTGATATTTTGGGCAATAATCGTTTCTTATTCTCGAATTTATTTGGGGGTTCATTACCCGGCAGATATTCTTGTTGGCTCTTTAATTGGAATTGGAATGGCGTATTTAGGCTATTTTTTACTGCAAAAGTATTTTAAATCAAGTTTGATTAAAAAACCAGTAGAACGAACCCATCCAATGGGCAGAATTTATCAAATTAGTTTGATAGGAACCTTGCAATTTGTAATGATGGCTTTCTCTGTCTACTTTTGTTTTAATCGTTAA
- a CDS encoding zinc-binding alcohol dehydrogenase family protein: MKQLVCLEPGKFEMQDQSQPERKEGNALLKIKRIGICGTDLHAFEGTQPFFSYPRVLGHELAGDIVDIAANDKGFENGEAVTFIPYFPCGDCVACRAGKPNCCTTIEVAGVHIDGGMGEYMNVPEYALIHGQGMSYDELAMVEPMAVGAHSIRITEIKKDEFVLVTGAGPIGLGAMAFAKIQGAKVIALDVQDNRLEFAKEHFGVDYTVNALNNPLEVIKEITGGDMVTAIIDATGNKRAIEGNLNFLAHSGRITMVGLQLDTFSFSHPEFHKRETTLRSSRNATREDFDHVVDSMKAGKVNVNSLITHRAKFENMIEDFKTWLDPKTGVVKAVVSLD, translated from the coding sequence ATGAAGCAATTAGTATGTTTAGAACCAGGTAAGTTCGAGATGCAAGATCAATCTCAACCCGAAAGAAAAGAGGGGAATGCTTTATTAAAAATAAAGAGAATAGGTATTTGTGGAACCGATTTACATGCTTTTGAAGGAACACAGCCATTCTTTTCTTACCCAAGAGTACTAGGACATGAATTAGCTGGAGATATCGTTGATATTGCAGCTAACGATAAAGGTTTCGAAAATGGTGAAGCTGTTACTTTTATTCCCTATTTTCCTTGTGGAGATTGTGTTGCTTGTAGAGCTGGTAAGCCAAACTGTTGTACTACTATCGAAGTTGCCGGAGTTCATATTGATGGCGGAATGGGAGAGTATATGAATGTACCTGAATATGCTTTGATTCATGGTCAGGGAATGAGTTACGACGAGTTGGCTATGGTTGAGCCAATGGCTGTTGGTGCGCATTCAATTCGCATTACAGAAATCAAAAAAGATGAATTTGTTTTGGTAACAGGTGCTGGTCCAATTGGATTAGGAGCTATGGCTTTTGCAAAGATTCAAGGAGCTAAAGTAATTGCTTTGGATGTTCAGGATAATCGTCTTGAGTTCGCAAAAGAACACTTTGGTGTTGATTATACAGTTAATGCACTAAACAATCCTTTAGAAGTTATTAAAGAGATTACTGGTGGCGATATGGTAACTGCTATCATCGATGCTACTGGAAACAAAAGAGCTATTGAAGGTAATCTAAACTTCCTTGCTCATAGTGGAAGAATCACTATGGTAGGATTACAGTTGGATACTTTTAGTTTCTCACATCCTGAATTTCACAAAAGAGAGACAACTCTAAGAAGTAGTAGAAATGCGACTCGTGAGGATTTCGATCACGTAGTGGATTCGATGAAAGCTGGTAAGGTAAATGTAAATTCTTTAATTACGCACAGAGCGAAATTTGAGAATATGATTGAAGATTTTAAAACGTGGCTTGATCCTAAGACAGGTGTTGTGAAAGCCGTTGTTTCTCTAGACTAG
- the mnmA gene encoding tRNA 2-thiouridine(34) synthase MnmA, protein MTKKVVIGLSGGVDSSVAAYLLKEQGYEVEALFMQNWNDTVGLKSEECPFEEDVLFAQMVAKKLGIPFHFVDLSTEYRAQVIDYMFSEYEQGRTPNPDVLCNREIKFDVFLKKALELGADYVATGHYCRKETKIVDGKEVYSLLAGVDNNKDQSYFLCQLSQEQLSKAMFPIGEIEKPEVREIARKAKLASAEKKDSQGICFVGKVDLPVFLQQKLKAKKGKIIEILPEKADEIVPKSDSLEAISMPYEFKPEHGNVVGDHNGAHFFTVGQRKGLNVGGKKEPLFVIGTDVVKNIIYVGMGHGHPLLERKALFIPKKEIHWIREDLMPNEECERRYDIRIRYRQPLQKGTIYFKKDGLYILFDEPQRAVVAGQFAAWYDGDELIGSGVID, encoded by the coding sequence ATGACAAAAAAAGTTGTAATTGGGTTGTCGGGTGGTGTTGACTCAAGCGTAGCAGCCTATTTACTTAAAGAGCAAGGCTACGAAGTTGAGGCTTTATTTATGCAAAACTGGAATGATACAGTTGGGCTTAAATCTGAAGAATGCCCTTTTGAAGAGGATGTTCTTTTTGCTCAAATGGTTGCTAAAAAATTAGGTATTCCATTCCATTTTGTCGATTTAAGCACAGAATATCGTGCTCAGGTGATCGACTATATGTTTTCGGAATATGAGCAGGGACGTACGCCTAATCCAGATGTTCTCTGTAATCGTGAAATTAAGTTTGATGTATTCTTGAAGAAAGCTCTTGAACTTGGTGCTGATTACGTTGCAACAGGACATTATTGTCGAAAAGAAACAAAAATTGTTGATGGTAAGGAAGTTTATAGTCTGTTAGCAGGTGTAGATAACAATAAAGATCAAAGTTATTTTCTTTGTCAGCTTTCGCAGGAACAGTTATCAAAAGCTATGTTTCCAATTGGAGAAATTGAGAAGCCTGAAGTAAGAGAAATCGCCAGAAAAGCTAAACTAGCATCTGCAGAGAAGAAAGATTCTCAAGGTATTTGTTTTGTTGGGAAAGTAGATTTGCCTGTTTTCTTGCAACAGAAACTTAAGGCTAAGAAAGGTAAGATCATTGAAATCTTGCCTGAAAAAGCAGATGAAATAGTTCCGAAATCAGATTCATTGGAAGCTATATCAATGCCTTATGAATTTAAACCAGAACATGGAAATGTTGTTGGCGATCACAATGGTGCCCATTTCTTTACTGTTGGTCAGAGAAAAGGTTTAAATGTTGGCGGGAAAAAAGAACCATTATTTGTAATTGGTACTGATGTTGTGAAAAACATTATTTACGTTGGCATGGGGCATGGACATCCTTTACTTGAAAGAAAAGCTTTGTTTATTCCAAAGAAAGAAATTCACTGGATTCGTGAAGATTTAATGCCAAATGAAGAATGTGAGAGACGTTACGATATTCGAATTCGTTACCGTCAGCCTTTACAAAAGGGAACCATTTACTTTAAGAAAGATGGCTTGTATATTCTATTTGATGAACCGCAACGTGCTGTTGTTGCAGGCCAATTTGCTGCCTGGTACGATGGAGATGAGCTAATTGGTTCTGGAGTAATTGACTAA
- a CDS encoding RapZ C-terminal domain-containing protein, protein MKEETKNALIQLFEEWADDKVVETEILPQSGSYREYIRLIGEKRTVLGAYNADKKENNAFISFSKHFASKGLSVPEIYHENAEQDIYLLQDLGNTTLFDYILHLRIGEGFATDLVLIYKKIITQLVRFQTEGSDGLDYSACYPRDSFDKQSMIWDLHYFKYYFLKLAKIPFDEQLLEDDFQKFSDYLLDAPRDYFLYRDFQSRNIMLVNGEPWFIDYQGGRKGALQYDLASLLYDAKADLPQEVRDELFDFYLQEIQKVQDVDPKAFGSFFQGYVLVRIMQAMGAYGFRGFYERKEHFLKSIPFALRNLETILNRMDIPVELPELVKALKSVIASDFLKEVGKEEKPKLHVEINSFSYRRGIPLDKTTNGGGFVFDCRAIHNPGRYQEYVEMTGKDQPVIDFFKEKSEMDEFLTSVFSIVDMSVDKYIARNFANLQVSFGCTGGRHRSVFSADSLAKHLQEKFDVNISLRHIEREIEGS, encoded by the coding sequence TTGAAAGAGGAAACAAAAAATGCTCTAATTCAACTATTTGAAGAGTGGGCAGACGACAAAGTTGTGGAGACAGAAATCTTACCACAATCAGGTTCTTATCGTGAATACATTCGATTAATTGGAGAGAAAAGAACTGTTTTGGGTGCGTATAACGCCGATAAAAAAGAGAATAATGCATTTATCAGTTTCAGCAAGCATTTCGCATCGAAAGGTTTATCTGTTCCTGAAATATATCATGAAAATGCAGAACAAGATATTTACCTTTTGCAGGATTTAGGAAATACAACCTTATTCGATTACATCTTACACCTACGAATTGGTGAAGGATTTGCGACCGATTTGGTTTTGATTTACAAGAAAATCATTACTCAATTGGTTCGTTTTCAGACGGAGGGAAGTGACGGTTTAGATTATAGTGCCTGTTATCCTAGAGATAGTTTCGATAAACAATCAATGATTTGGGATTTACATTACTTCAAATATTATTTTCTGAAATTGGCTAAAATTCCTTTTGATGAACAATTGTTGGAAGACGATTTTCAGAAATTTTCAGATTATTTATTAGATGCTCCACGAGATTACTTTTTGTATCGCGATTTTCAATCAAGAAATATCATGTTGGTAAACGGTGAACCTTGGTTTATTGATTATCAGGGAGGAAGAAAAGGGGCGCTACAATACGATTTAGCTTCTTTATTATACGATGCAAAGGCAGATTTGCCACAAGAGGTTCGCGATGAGTTGTTTGATTTTTATTTGCAAGAGATTCAGAAAGTTCAGGATGTAGATCCGAAAGCATTTGGATCATTTTTCCAAGGCTACGTTCTGGTAAGAATCATGCAAGCAATGGGAGCGTATGGTTTTAGAGGTTTCTACGAAAGAAAAGAACATTTCTTAAAGTCGATTCCATTTGCCTTACGCAATTTGGAAACCATATTGAATCGTATGGATATTCCTGTTGAATTGCCGGAATTGGTAAAAGCACTAAAATCTGTTATTGCTTCTGATTTTTTAAAAGAAGTTGGGAAAGAAGAGAAGCCAAAATTACATGTTGAAATAAATAGCTTTTCGTACCGTAGAGGGATTCCTTTGGATAAAACGACTAACGGTGGAGGATTTGTTTTCGATTGTAGAGCAATTCACAATCCAGGAAGGTATCAGGAATATGTTGAAATGACAGGGAAAGATCAGCCAGTAATTGACTTTTTTAAAGAAAAGAGCGAAATGGATGAGTTTTTAACTTCGGTTTTTTCTATTGTTGATATGAGTGTAGATAAATATATCGCACGCAATTTTGCTAATTTACAGGTGAGCTTTGGTTGTACCGGAGGAAGACATCGATCCGTATTTTCAGCAGATAGTTTAGCAAAACATCTACAAGAGAAATTCGATGTGAATATCAGTTTAAGACATATTGAAAGAGAAATAGAAGGAAGTTAA
- a CDS encoding M64 family metallopeptidase — translation MKRFFVFALMLVGISLFAKAQYADYFTSATMRLDYNHVGNSGEEHFAFDQMVNDGEWAGSKTVLIDELKLGKYFFEVKDAKSGELLYSRGFASIYGEWETTPEADKEWASFHESLRFPWPKAEVNVTISKRNIKNGFDPVWTYKVNPKHHRAFISPVKDHYNTIDIVVNGKPEKQVDIVVLGEGYAKEDMGKFKKDAQRFAEVLLNTEPYASFKNKFSIRAVETPSPDSGVNHPHQDIHTRSALSVTYGAFDSERYALGYDNKTIRNAAAAVPYEFTAILMNDSIYGGGGIYNLYITAAVNNAFQEYLFVHEFGHHFADLADEYYTSATSYEMDAEHMEPWELNVTANPDPETIKWKDIVTEGTPIPTPWEKEKYDEHSIAIQKKRVEMRKAKVEEKVMEEFFIKKRTWDDKLLSNMKHSGEVGAFEGAQYKATGLYRSAANCIMFTRHDEFCPACQRAIKLIIDQYSN, via the coding sequence ATGAAAAGATTTTTTGTATTTGCCTTAATGCTTGTGGGCATTTCGCTTTTTGCAAAGGCACAATATGCTGATTATTTTACTTCAGCAACCATGCGATTGGACTACAATCATGTTGGAAATTCAGGAGAAGAACATTTTGCATTCGATCAAATGGTGAACGATGGCGAATGGGCAGGTAGTAAAACAGTCTTGATTGATGAACTTAAATTAGGAAAGTATTTTTTCGAAGTGAAAGATGCAAAATCTGGCGAACTACTATATTCACGTGGATTTGCAAGTATTTACGGCGAATGGGAAACAACTCCTGAAGCTGATAAAGAATGGGCTAGTTTCCACGAATCACTTCGTTTTCCATGGCCCAAAGCTGAGGTTAATGTCACTATTTCAAAACGTAATATCAAGAATGGCTTCGATCCTGTTTGGACATACAAAGTAAATCCAAAACACCACCGAGCATTTATTAGTCCAGTTAAAGATCATTATAATACGATTGATATTGTTGTAAACGGAAAACCTGAGAAACAAGTTGATATTGTGGTTCTTGGTGAAGGTTACGCCAAAGAAGATATGGGCAAATTCAAAAAGGATGCTCAACGATTCGCAGAGGTTCTTTTAAACACAGAGCCATATGCTTCTTTTAAGAACAAGTTTTCAATCAGAGCAGTTGAAACGCCATCACCCGATTCAGGGGTAAATCACCCACATCAGGATATTCACACACGTTCTGCACTATCTGTTACTTACGGTGCTTTCGATTCTGAGCGTTATGCATTAGGTTACGACAACAAGACAATTCGTAATGCTGCCGCTGCTGTTCCTTACGAATTTACTGCTATTTTAATGAATGACTCTATTTATGGCGGAGGCGGTATTTACAACCTTTATATTACTGCTGCGGTTAATAATGCTTTTCAGGAATACTTATTTGTTCATGAATTCGGACATCATTTTGCTGACTTAGCTGATGAATATTATACTTCTGCTACCTCATATGAAATGGATGCAGAACACATGGAACCATGGGAGTTAAATGTAACAGCTAATCCTGATCCAGAAACCATCAAGTGGAAAGATATTGTAACTGAAGGCACACCTATCCCAACACCTTGGGAAAAAGAAAAGTATGATGAGCACAGTATTGCTATTCAGAAAAAACGTGTAGAAATGCGTAAAGCCAAAGTTGAAGAGAAAGTTATGGAAGAATTCTTTATCAAAAAAAGAACGTGGGATGATAAGCTTTTATCAAACATGAAACATAGTGGTGAAGTTGGTGCATTCGAAGGTGCGCAGTATAAGGCAACCGGCTTATACAGAAGTGCTGCCAATTGTATCATGTTTACACGTCACGATGAATTTTGTCCAGCTTGTCAACGTGCTATCAAACTCATTATCGATCAATATTCGAACTAG
- a CDS encoding L-rhamnose mutarotase: protein MSNTNNYKRYCKSLCLKNDDKLIKEYKEVHAAGAAWPEITQGMLDVGIIDMEIYIVKNQLFMIMDTLADFDHDIAMTELATKPRQSEWEAYVARFQNTSADASADEKWQLMERIYKLGL, encoded by the coding sequence ATGTCGAATACAAATAACTATAAAAGATATTGTAAATCACTTTGTTTGAAAAATGATGACAAACTGATTAAAGAATACAAAGAGGTTCATGCAGCTGGTGCTGCATGGCCTGAAATTACTCAAGGAATGTTAGATGTTGGTATCATTGATATGGAAATCTACATTGTTAAAAACCAATTGTTCATGATTATGGACACACTTGCTGATTTTGATCACGACATAGCAATGACTGAATTGGCTACCAAGCCACGCCAGTCAGAATGGGAAGCTTATGTTGCTCGTTTTCAGAATACATCAGCCGATGCCAGTGCCGATGAAAAATGGCAGTTAATGGAACGTATTTATAAATTAGGACTTTAA